In Candidatus Epulonipiscium viviparus, one DNA window encodes the following:
- a CDS encoding galactose ABC transporter substrate-binding protein, which produces MKKSKFLLALTTIVAASFVGCSAAGGPMLEHFVYNFSDPQQNAVMNAIGDLYETSGVAYNFNDSEGKQNVQNDQIDNAIQKGATILVVGMADISSSQTVVNKAKNADIPILFYNQQPHKDAIDSYQNCWFVGSDSRGGGLMQGEIAATTILKDYDKYDKNGNGTIEYVMIRSDLSHPEANGRTEASVTRTNELFTAAGKPNIVQLGTDFLADDWSTNKGKDAMDTFLAANPVTDKSGVELVFCNNDGIAIGAMKSLQAVGWNNDASKAIPIIGVDATAEAQTYIDAGQMLASAGQDPNTIATYVSTLAFNIMNGKEPLAGTNYTFEPNSKNLFFPYTPYPANILD; this is translated from the coding sequence ATGAAAAAATCAAAATTTCTTCTCGCACTAACAACTATTGTAGCAGCAAGTTTCGTTGGCTGTTCAGCAGCAGGCGGCCCGATGCTAGAACACTTCGTTTACAATTTCTCTGATCCACAACAAAATGCCGTTATGAACGCAATTGGTGATCTATACGAAACTTCGGGAGTAGCATATAACTTTAACGATAGCGAAGGAAAGCAAAATGTACAGAACGATCAAATTGACAATGCCATTCAAAAAGGGGCAACAATTTTAGTTGTAGGAATGGCCGACATTTCGTCTAGCCAAACCGTTGTTAACAAAGCCAAAAACGCCGACATACCAATTTTATTTTATAATCAGCAACCACACAAAGATGCAATAGACTCATATCAAAACTGCTGGTTCGTTGGTTCTGATTCACGCGGTGGCGGATTAATGCAAGGCGAAATCGCTGCGACAACTATTCTCAAAGATTATGACAAATATGATAAAAACGGCAATGGTACAATCGAGTATGTTATGATTCGCTCCGATCTTTCACATCCAGAGGCAAATGGCAGAACCGAAGCTAGCGTTACCCGAACCAATGAACTTTTTACTGCGGCCGGTAAGCCAAATATTGTACAATTGGGAACCGACTTTCTAGCAGACGACTGGTCTACAAACAAAGGCAAAGATGCGATGGACACTTTCCTTGCCGCAAATCCTGTTACCGACAAATCGGGAGTCGAACTTGTGTTTTGCAACAACGACGGAATTGCAATAGGAGCCATGAAATCGCTTCAGGCAGTGGGCTGGAACAATGATGCATCAAAGGCAATTCCAATTATTGGTGTTGACGCAACTGCAGAGGCACAAACCTATATCGACGCAGGTCAGATGCTCGCTTCTGCTGGACAGGATCCAAACACTATTGCCACCTACGTATCCACATTGGCATTCAATATTATGAACGGTAAAGAGCCGCTCGCTGGAACCAATTATACATTTGAACCAAATTCTAAAAATTTGTTCTTCCCATATACACCATATCCAGCAAATATTTTAGACTAA
- a CDS encoding galactose/methyl galactoside ABC transporter permease MglC, producing the protein MFKTQIATYKNLSDADKKKFIADTLLDNALYILVLILIICVVIYNPRFISGSSIINILTLSSTRLVMALGIAGTVILAGTDLSAGRMLGLTACISASLLQAPDYAAKMYKSLTWLPQDPASSIIGQLICVIIIVMIVGGIIGFFNGFMSARFMLHPFIVTLGTQLIIYGLSLIYATWGSNAGAPIGGIDQRYTDFVIGNVFGDSDFYLPWLLVYAIIISAVIWFIWNKTVFGKNMFAVGCNAEAAKVSGVSVFWTTTLVFMLAGAMYGLAGFLESARVGSNTAATGNGYELDAIAACVIGGVSFTGGVGKVKGVIIGVILLQIINAALIFLNVPGSITYIVRGAIILVACAIDMRKYLIQK; encoded by the coding sequence ATGTTTAAAACGCAAATAGCAACATATAAAAACTTATCTGATGCTGATAAGAAAAAATTTATTGCAGACACATTACTCGATAATGCTCTATATATTTTGGTACTGATATTGATTATATGCGTCGTGATCTATAATCCAAGATTTATTTCGGGCAGCTCGATAATTAACATCCTCACACTTAGCTCCACCAGATTGGTGATGGCGCTGGGTATTGCAGGGACGGTAATTCTTGCAGGGACAGATCTCTCAGCTGGTAGAATGCTTGGTCTTACAGCCTGTATTTCGGCATCACTTCTGCAGGCACCTGATTACGCTGCCAAGATGTATAAATCTCTCACGTGGTTGCCTCAAGATCCCGCATCTTCTATTATCGGACAATTGATTTGCGTTATAATAATCGTTATGATCGTGGGCGGAATCATTGGATTTTTCAACGGCTTTATGTCTGCTAGATTTATGCTTCATCCTTTTATTGTAACGCTCGGTACCCAATTGATCATCTACGGGCTGTCTCTAATATATGCGACTTGGGGATCTAATGCTGGGGCACCGATTGGTGGGATCGACCAGAGGTATACCGACTTTGTAATAGGAAATGTTTTTGGGGATTCAGATTTTTACCTACCTTGGCTATTAGTCTATGCTATTATAATTTCTGCTGTCATTTGGTTTATTTGGAACAAGACTGTATTTGGAAAAAATATGTTTGCCGTTGGGTGTAACGCCGAGGCCGCCAAAGTTTCTGGTGTTTCTGTTTTTTGGACTACTACGCTTGTATTTATGCTTGCCGGGGCAATGTATGGTCTCGCCGGATTTTTGGAATCTGCCAGAGTGGGGTCTAATACTGCAGCGACTGGAAATGGCTATGAGCTTGATGCCATTGCGGCATGCGTTATCGGAGGGGTATCGTTTACCGGCGGAGTTGGTAAAGTCAAGGGAGTTATTATTGGAGTAATCTTATTACAAATCATCAATGCGGCATTGATTTTCCTAAATGTGCCAGGTTCAATAACCTACATAGTTCGCGGGGCCATCATTTTGGTTGCCTGTGCCATTGATATGAGAAAGTATTTAATTCAAAAATAG
- a CDS encoding triose-phosphate isomerase: MKHIYLNLKRFDIPPERGGVNRIAPIKEWGKTIIEGTQEKLKKYKNTEFVMYFPEAHLIGAANALEDDANLEIGAQSVYRADTAVGGNFGAFTTNRTANVVKEIGGTSVIIGHCEERNDKMGILAEAGVTGAAATQAVNRLLNAEIKEAQKAGLKVLYCIGEKEEELANWDSVLREQLEIGLNDVDKNSVVIAYEPIWSIGPGKTPADKPYITKVAKFVKTVAGESMDVVYGGGLKSDNAKMLASIPEIAGGLIALTRFSGEIGFYPEEYLEIIDLYLN; the protein is encoded by the coding sequence ATGAAGCACATTTATTTAAATTTAAAACGTTTCGATATACCGCCCGAACGCGGTGGAGTTAATAGAATTGCCCCTATTAAAGAATGGGGAAAAACCATTATAGAAGGTACTCAAGAAAAACTCAAAAAATATAAAAACACTGAATTTGTTATGTATTTTCCAGAAGCGCATCTAATAGGAGCCGCAAATGCTCTTGAGGATGATGCAAACTTAGAAATCGGTGCTCAAAGCGTATATCGTGCCGACACCGCAGTTGGCGGAAATTTCGGTGCTTTCACAACAAATAGAACAGCGAATGTTGTTAAAGAAATCGGTGGAACAAGCGTAATCATTGGTCACTGCGAAGAGCGTAATGACAAAATGGGAATCCTTGCAGAAGCTGGAGTTACAGGTGCGGCGGCCACTCAAGCTGTCAACCGACTTTTAAATGCCGAAATTAAGGAAGCTCAAAAAGCTGGTCTAAAAGTTCTCTACTGTATTGGTGAAAAAGAAGAAGAACTCGCCAATTGGGACTCAGTTTTACGAGAACAATTAGAAATAGGACTAAACGATGTAGACAAAAACAGTGTCGTTATCGCATACGAACCAATTTGGAGCATAGGACCTGGAAAAACTCCTGCTGATAAACCGTATATCACTAAAGTGGCAAAATTTGTCAAAACAGTAGCAGGAGAAAGCATGGACGTTGTGTATGGCGGTGGTCTAAAAAGCGATAACGCAAAAATGCTTGCTAGTATTCCGGAGATTGCCGGCGGGCTTATTGCACTCACCAGATTTAGCGGCGAAATAGGTTTTTACCCTGAAGAATATTTAGAAATTATCGATCTATATTTAAACTAA
- the thiD gene encoding bifunctional hydroxymethylpyrimidine kinase/phosphomethylpyrimidine kinase, giving the protein MKCSNRVMRLYAVTDRAWTDKATLPIQVKQALEGGITCLQLRDKNHINKEETLEIKNLCAKYGVPFIINDDIAAAMKYDADGIHVGQDDMAAADVRKRIGEEKILGVTVHNVTQAIKAEKDGADYLGVGAVFKTDTKTDAVTIGIAEVAAIVSAVNIPVVAIGGINVENIKQLKRANVDGVAVVSAIFGSDDISATCAKLLAESEKIARMATALTIAGSDCSGGAGIQADLKTFVANKVYGMSVITALTAQNTMGVSGIFDVSAEFVASQIDSVFVDIYPNAIKIGMVSNIQIVDAIVAKIKQYKPKNIVIDPVMVSTSGHKLLSDGAEVVVIEKLLPCATVITPNIPEAEILWNNKSINTEEDMMEAAEYIAEKVGVAVLVKGGHLVNEAMDFLFADGVGTWYTADRVETANTHGTGCTLSSAIAANLAKGYSLEASITNAKKYLTGALKANLDLGHGSGPLDHAYMIGEHCEINR; this is encoded by the coding sequence ATGAAATGTTCAAATAGGGTGATGCGTCTATATGCGGTAACAGATAGAGCTTGGACAGATAAAGCGACGTTGCCTATTCAGGTAAAGCAGGCATTAGAGGGAGGAATTACTTGCTTACAATTGCGAGATAAAAATCACATTAATAAGGAAGAAACTCTGGAGATAAAAAATCTTTGCGCTAAATATGGTGTTCCATTTATTATAAACGACGATATCGCGGCGGCAATGAAATATGATGCGGATGGCATTCATGTGGGGCAAGATGACATGGCAGCAGCAGATGTACGAAAGAGAATTGGTGAAGAAAAAATTTTGGGGGTAACTGTTCATAATGTAACGCAAGCAATAAAGGCCGAAAAAGATGGTGCTGACTATCTCGGCGTTGGCGCAGTATTCAAAACTGATACGAAAACCGATGCGGTGACAATAGGTATTGCAGAAGTGGCGGCCATTGTATCGGCAGTGAATATTCCTGTCGTTGCAATTGGCGGAATTAATGTAGAGAACATCAAGCAACTGAAAAGAGCAAACGTCGACGGTGTTGCAGTAGTATCGGCAATATTTGGAAGCGATGACATATCGGCAACTTGTGCGAAACTGCTTGCTGAATCAGAGAAAATTGCTCGAATGGCAACAGCTCTCACTATTGCAGGATCAGATTGTAGCGGAGGAGCTGGTATTCAGGCAGATCTCAAAACTTTTGTTGCCAACAAAGTTTATGGAATGAGCGTAATTACAGCATTGACGGCGCAAAACACGATGGGAGTTTCGGGAATTTTTGATGTAAGCGCAGAGTTTGTAGCAAGTCAGATAGATAGCGTATTTGTGGATATCTACCCCAATGCTATAAAAATTGGAATGGTATCGAATATTCAGATCGTGGACGCTATTGTCGCCAAAATTAAGCAATACAAACCGAAAAATATAGTGATTGATCCTGTAATGGTATCGACAAGTGGGCACAAATTATTATCTGATGGGGCAGAAGTTGTGGTGATTGAAAAGCTGTTGCCATGCGCTACGGTTATTACACCAAATATCCCCGAGGCAGAAATATTGTGGAATAACAAATCCATCAACACAGAAGAAGACATGATGGAGGCCGCTGAGTATATTGCGGAAAAAGTTGGTGTTGCTGTATTAGTAAAAGGAGGACATCTGGTAAACGAAGCAATGGATTTTTTATTTGCAGATGGGGTGGGCACCTGGTATACAGCAGATAGGGTAGAGACAGCCAATACGCATGGAACCGGATGTACGCTCTCTTCCGCCATTGCAGCGAATTTGGCAAAGGGATATAGCTTGGAAGCCAGTATTACAAATGCCAAAAAATATTTAACCGGAGCGCTAAAGGCAAATTTAGATTTAGGGCATGGGAGCGGTCCGCTAGATCACGCATATATGATAGGAGAACATTGTGAAATTAACAGATAG
- the thiM gene encoding hydroxyethylthiazole kinase gives MIKAMMQKVKAKNPLIHNITNYVTVNDCANVLLACGASPIMADDEREVQEITALCGGLTINMGTLNLRVAKSMYIAGVMSNKMAHPVVLDPVGVGASKWRIERAQEFLRQIKFSVIRGNISEIKSLAKGTQTTTGVDANIADEVTEENIEDVVEFAQQFAQKTQAIIVITGKIDIICGMETVYIVRNGNAMMSKVSGTGCMLTTMITAYVTANPDNRLLATTAAVALMGLAGERAFDRLAANQGNTSYRDLIMDEIYTMTGETLEAGAKYEMFK, from the coding sequence ATGATAAAAGCCATGATGCAAAAGGTAAAAGCAAAGAATCCTCTGATTCATAATATTACAAACTACGTAACAGTAAACGACTGCGCAAATGTATTGTTGGCCTGCGGGGCGTCACCAATTATGGCAGATGATGAACGTGAAGTACAAGAGATCACAGCCTTATGCGGGGGACTGACTATAAATATGGGAACACTAAATTTGCGAGTTGCTAAATCTATGTATATTGCAGGGGTAATGTCAAATAAGATGGCGCATCCTGTGGTACTAGATCCTGTAGGAGTTGGTGCATCAAAATGGAGAATTGAAAGGGCGCAAGAGTTTTTGCGACAGATCAAATTTAGTGTGATTCGTGGAAATATTTCAGAAATTAAGAGTCTAGCAAAGGGTACTCAAACAACTACAGGTGTTGATGCCAATATAGCGGATGAAGTAACGGAAGAGAATATAGAAGATGTAGTAGAGTTTGCTCAACAATTTGCTCAGAAAACGCAAGCCATAATTGTGATTACAGGAAAGATCGATATAATATGCGGCATGGAGACTGTGTATATCGTTAGGAATGGAAACGCGATGATGAGTAAAGTTTCAGGAACAGGATGCATGCTTACTACGATGATTACTGCATATGTAACTGCGAACCCGGACAACAGGCTGTTAGCAACGACTGCAGCAGTGGCGCTGATGGGCCTTGCGGGAGAAAGAGCTTTCGATAGACTGGCAGCAAATCAGGGAAATACCAGCTACCGAGATTTGATAATGGATGAAATATATACTATGACAGGTGAAACTTTAGAAGCGGGAGCAAAATATGAAATGTTCAAATAG
- a CDS encoding lactate racemase domain-containing protein, with protein sequence MNVSLEYGQGTIDVTLPDNSDIFIPGETVADPPYIPEDKIYEETLNAIRNPLGMDPLTKMANPDSKVTIIFPDRVKGGEQATSHRKVAIKLVLDELYSVGVKKENILLICSNGLHRKNTEQEIRGVLGNDLYNQFAPSGQIINHDSEDWDHLVDLGTTEAGDPVIMNKYVYDSDLAIMIGHTQGNPYGGYSGGYKHSATGISHWRSIASHHVPKVMHRDDFTPVNSKSLMRNKFDAISMHMEKCMGKKFFCVDAVLDTKSRQIAVLAGAPEVMQPESWKIADKRTYVPWAKKKYNVLVFGLPQFFHYGDGMGTNPIMLMQAISAQIVRHKRVLADNCVVICTSICNGFLNEDLWPYLTPLYDLFQRNEMQTLPDLNRYGEYYATNEEYIRQYRYTNAFHPFHGFSMISSAHIAEKNTAAIYLCGAKVPGYARGMGLKTRETVEDALAHAMKTIVGSDPNILVLPRTFKCSAVHLMMEGDDPNVSSK encoded by the coding sequence ATGAATGTATCATTAGAATATGGGCAAGGCACAATTGACGTAACATTACCAGACAATTCAGATATTTTTATTCCAGGTGAAACGGTAGCGGATCCACCTTATATTCCAGAAGATAAAATCTACGAAGAAACTCTTAATGCTATCAGAAACCCTCTCGGAATGGATCCTTTAACCAAAATGGCAAATCCTGATTCCAAAGTTACTATTATTTTTCCAGATAGAGTTAAAGGTGGCGAACAAGCAACTTCTCATAGAAAAGTAGCTATCAAACTTGTACTCGACGAACTTTATAGTGTAGGCGTAAAAAAAGAAAACATTCTATTAATCTGCTCCAATGGGCTTCATAGAAAAAATACTGAGCAAGAAATTAGAGGCGTTTTAGGCAACGATCTATACAATCAGTTTGCACCTTCTGGACAAATTATTAATCATGATAGCGAGGATTGGGACCACCTTGTAGATCTTGGCACCACAGAAGCAGGCGACCCTGTAATTATGAACAAATACGTTTACGACAGCGATCTTGCTATTATGATTGGGCACACTCAAGGCAATCCTTATGGCGGATATTCTGGTGGATACAAGCATTCTGCAACTGGAATTTCTCACTGGCGTTCTATCGCATCTCACCACGTACCAAAGGTAATGCACCGCGATGACTTTACTCCTGTAAATTCAAAGTCTCTAATGAGAAACAAGTTTGATGCTATCAGCATGCATATGGAAAAATGCATGGGCAAAAAGTTTTTCTGCGTTGATGCGGTTCTTGATACCAAGTCTCGTCAAATAGCAGTTCTTGCAGGTGCACCAGAAGTTATGCAACCAGAGTCTTGGAAAATTGCTGATAAAAGAACTTATGTACCTTGGGCTAAGAAAAAATATAATGTGCTTGTATTTGGCTTACCACAATTTTTCCACTACGGCGACGGAATGGGCACAAACCCTATAATGCTTATGCAAGCTATTTCAGCTCAGATCGTTAGACACAAGAGAGTCTTAGCAGACAATTGCGTCGTTATTTGTACTTCTATATGTAACGGTTTCTTAAACGAAGACTTATGGCCATATTTAACTCCGCTATATGATTTATTCCAAAGAAACGAAATGCAAACTCTTCCAGATCTAAATAGATACGGAGAATATTACGCAACAAACGAAGAATATATCAGACAATATAGATACACTAACGCGTTCCATCCATTCCACGGATTTTCTATGATCTCTTCTGCTCATATCGCAGAAAAAAATACTGCCGCAATCTATTTATGTGGCGCTAAAGTTCCTGGATATGCTCGCGGGATGGGGCTTAAAACTCGTGAAACAGTTGAAGATGCCCTTGCGCATGCGATGAAAACTATCGTTGGTTCAGATCCAAACATTCTAGTATTGCCTAGAACATTCAAATGTAGTGCCGTTCACTTAATGATGGAAGGCGACGATCCAAACGTAAGTTCAAAATAA